CacatttttttcttccttttttcaCTTTTTTTTCCTTTTCGCAAGTAAAGCCCCCAacttttgttcaaaaattaaaatcggcccaCCAAACagaggtaaagtgtcaaataaccattttcacaaaaaaaaatctcaactaaactccacccaaatatacaacgggtcatatcttctcgctcgcaacgagttaaatttttccgaaaacatcgttaaactcgaaataattttaggaacacaatgtcactaattataggcaaaacggacgctttttaaaaaacgataactatttgaggtacttttcatacacgttggttttgcgttaaatttttaaaagtcgacaattccatagcgaaacgcggagatgtaaaataacatttaaatttttgacgggttataccttttagttcgattcgagttgcgcttcaacgacatcatcgttagccacgaaataattttacaaactaaacataataaaatatattgAAAATCGAACTccagcgcgaagcgagggttcaataactagttgATATCAATGAGAACTTCAGTCGAGGATAAAGATTAATTAACTATTAATATCAATCaacattttataattataaaactaataataaatgATGTATACGGTATACATTATGGAAAAAACATTCAGTTTTAAATTGATTTCTATAAATAGCATCTCAAGTATTATTAACATATGAGTAATATTTTGACACTTTAAATATTTTCAGTGCGATAATCGTTACCAATCATCCATagagaaatattcaaatgaaatcaacttttaagttgagatccgaggaagcaatcagagtgcgacacgtggcgcgataatcacatgtgattggaaaaaaaatcaaaaaaaaaaaatttcaaaattttttttttaaacttttattttttcgaaaaaaaaatttcgaattttttttttttgaatttttttttttcaatcacatgtgattggatttgacatgcagtaaatcacatgtgattctgaatgccaatcacatgtgattgtaaaactcaatcacatgtcattctgcatgtcaaatccaatcacatgtgattgaattttttttttttagtaaaatgacgaatttcagtaaatttgtgctaaaacctttaaacaccaagtttttgatcaaaacttgatcaaatcaccgaattatagTTTGGAATTTTGAatatatgatcacgaaacgctaacaaacttgatcaaataacCCAATTAAAGTCTGTTTtcggttgaaattttttttttttttttttaaaatttgaatttttttttcaatcacatgtgattggatttaacatgcagaatcacatgtgattgtgttttacaatcacatgtgattgggttttataattacatgtaattagatttgaaatgttaaattttttttaaaaaaattaaaatttttttttcaaaaaaaaaattataaattttaaaaaaaaaattatttaaaaaaaatttgaaatttttttttatgaaatattttttttcaatcacatgtgattatcgcgccacatGTCACGCTCTGATTGATCCGTtagatttcaagcaaattattggattcaagggaTTACAAATCATCCATAATGTAATATTGACAAAATGATGGAGTTGAACTTGGGACAATCTTGGAACACGAAAGTCATCAAACCAAAAACCTTTTGCAAAACCactaagccaaaaaaaaaaaaaaaaaaaaaaaaaaaaaaaattctttttatgAAAATACACACATAACAAGTTACTAAAATCACAAACTTTTGACTAACACCCTCCCACGCCACCCTTATAATTAGGGGCGTCTTCATGTGCAAAATGTACGGTCGTATAGGACTCGAAAATTTTAAGAGTCTCGAATTTTTGTGAAtccattataattatatatatttttatttattaatagtttcTATTTAATTAACTTACATAGTTATTAAAAAAGTTCGAAATGTATTTGCCTCTTATAAATTAACAAGGAAAAAGTTTGCTTTTAATTAATTAGTGTTAGGCGGAATATTGCTTTTGTCCAATATAAAAGATAGTTATATAGATAAGGTTTTTCCATTCCAGACTATTCACTAATTATAAACAATACTTAATTAACAAAATACAACAACAAACTGCGAGATCTTCATATAAATTATTGTGATTGTGATcaataagatacaaaatataaactgAAGACGAGAGAGCAATTTATACTAATGGTTTATATAGTTGATTTCTTAATTGTAGATGTAGAAAACCATAATAAAGTTACCATTTTCGAATAAGCGAAACAGTGACACTCACAAGTTTGGCATTCTCTTTCGACATGCAATTCATGATAATATTTGTGTACCTTGTGAACACTTCCTCAATAATCGACTCACcaaaatgacttttgattaaagGTTCGACCACAGCTCGCATACATTTGCCCATATTGGATCTATGTGCATCATTTTCGCTTAAACCAAAATAATCATCTGTGGATGCACCCCAATTCACTTCAGAAACCTCTAGGCGATCAACTGTGAATGACCCTTCTTTTTCGACTTCATCACGAATTTCTTTAGCACAGGGAGAGTACTGTGGAATGTTGAAGGAATCCATTTTCTCTTCTTTAATAAGTCCCTATTTGTGAAAATGTTTTCGAcaaaaaaattaatatattatttaaaacaGGTATTTATCTCTCTCATTATAACTATCTGATTTCTATTTTAAATTATCTTAATGAAATCCTTAATGAGTAATTATAAGGAATACCTCGATAACCATATCATTTAGAGCAATGGCCAAAAGGTCCCAAACGTAACAATACAATGAATCGTCACTTCGTCGCCCTTGTGTTGTCAAAACCATACGCCCTCCGCTCACCAATTCCTGCGCACGACATTTGAGAAACGTAGAAAAATCTCTTTGAAATTGCTCGTGATATGCTCTTATCACACTTGGAGGACTTGTTGCTGAAATGTATACGTTCTCTTTGTTTGTCATTACCATTTCAGGAACCTATTCAATAAACATATCCTATATATCATTAGAGACATGAAAATTACTGTTCACCCTATTATTATATTACCATGGCTATTTTCGTCTTTTTGACCCTTTAGAATATATCATTGATGAATTTTGTACGATTATATTCTTAACCAATATAATAGATAAAAATCtgataaataaaaaagatttttttttttgtttaggcTACTTCAAATAGGGGAATACATTTAATCAATGTATGCAGCAAAACTGAGATATTCATGGCCCCGTTTTCGACCCTTTTTGACCAGCCAAGATATGATTATAGTGAGGTTTGAATCTGAGACCTCTTGTGAGGATATCGAGACCACAACCACTAAGCTATCTTAGGACATGATGTTTATGGATAAAATGAACTTGAATTAACCTACCTGAGAGAGCCACTGGACGCTGTAAGACGAGTAAACAAAATGAATGCTTTTAGGTAGAAAAAGCCTTGTATAGAATGATCCAGGTACACCAGAAAAGTAACAAGGTGGTAAAGATGAGTTGGATTCTGTAAGTTTGTTTTGAAATTTTGATACTTTAAGAAAAATGTTGTTGAAATCATTATGTGGAAGATCATTCAAGTATATTTGAATTTCAGGTGACATTTCTTGACCTAATTTGAGTCGAGTTTTGTTGAGTGACTTGAGGAGCTCCATTGCAACAAATAAAGTGTTTGGTCCAGATGAACATCCAAGATCAGCCATGATAAGGGTTTTCGGAGAGTTCATTGCACAATACAGATTTGTTAAAGCATCCTCTAGTATCGGTTTCGTTATTGCAATCACCATTTTCTGTCATATTTAACCGTAAACATGAAATGGATTATCGCTCAGTTAGTGACCGTAGCAAATTGAATACATTATTTTTCTCTTGCGAAAAAAGGGGGGTCATTAGCCTATGGAGtggaaatataatataatataatataataataataataataataataataataataataataataataataataataataattagatatcaTTAAACTTCATAATTTACCTTAGTTTTTTATTTTAAATCATtcatttattaaataaatttacTTAAAATTACACTGGATGTAAGGGTAAAACTGACATTAATTAAAT
This genomic window from Rutidosis leptorrhynchoides isolate AG116_Rl617_1_P2 chromosome 2, CSIRO_AGI_Rlap_v1, whole genome shotgun sequence contains:
- the LOC139892195 gene encoding salicylate carboxymethyltransferase-like is translated as MDVSQVLQMNGGDGHYSYSKNSHLQKMVIAITKPILEDALTNLYCAMNSPKTLIMADLGCSSGPNTLFVAMELLKSLNKTRLKLGQEMSPEIQIYLNDLPHNDFNNIFLKVSKFQNKLTESNSSLPPCYFSGVPGSFYTRLFLPKSIHFVYSSYSVQWLSQVPEMVMTNKENVYISATSPPSVIRAYHEQFQRDFSTFLKCRAQELVSGGRMVLTTQGRRSDDSLYCYVWDLLAIALNDMVIEGLIKEEKMDSFNIPQYSPCAKEIRDEVEKEGSFTVDRLEVSEVNWGASTDDYFGLSENDAHRSNMGKCMRAVVEPLIKSHFGESIIEEVFTRYTNIIMNCMSKENAKLVSVTVSLIRKW